From one Stieleria sp. JC731 genomic stretch:
- a CDS encoding four helix bundle protein, protein MRDYRKLRAFELADQLAIAVYKCTSTFPKEEMFGLTSQLRRAAVSAPSNIVEGSAKSSQADYVRFLEISYGSVCEVEYQLSLAQRLSYLDEDAANKVIAIANETGRVLNGLLRSLKSDS, encoded by the coding sequence ATGCGAGACTACAGAAAACTGCGGGCGTTCGAATTGGCAGATCAACTTGCTATTGCCGTCTACAAATGCACTTCAACTTTTCCGAAAGAGGAGATGTTCGGATTGACGTCTCAACTTCGACGCGCCGCTGTCTCTGCTCCGTCGAACATCGTCGAAGGCAGTGCGAAATCGTCACAAGCCGACTACGTTCGATTTCTGGAAATCTCCTACGGATCCGTCTGCGAAGTCGAGTATCAGCTCTCACTTGCTCAACGGCTCTCTTATCTCGATGAAGACGCCGCAAATAAAGTGATCGCCATTGCCAACGAAACAGGCCGAGTACTCAACGGACTTCTTCGCTCTCTGAAGTCTGACTCCTGA